A segment of the Bacillus pseudomycoides genome:
ACTAGCTTGTTTGATCTGTTTGCGAAAAGGTGAGTTTTTATATTGGTTATCAGTAGGAGAGTGCTTTGCTTATTTATTTCATTCGGAACAATTACAGAATGGAAAAGGGAGATTAAATAAACGTAAATTTTATGAATATATTGGAAGAAAAAATGTTTTTGCTGCTAATTCGCCGTGTTTCACTTCAGGGGTTCGTGGATTAGAGAAGGGAATAAATCATATTGTTTTGGCAACAGATGGTGTGTTAGAGTGTGATAAGCAAACGTTTAATGATGACCATTCCTTACTTGAAGTACTACATAAAGGAGATTCTCTTCAGATTCAACCTGCATTAGCGAATGTGCTTGAATGGAAGGGAAGAGATTGTGCGACTATTATTGGTTGGTCAATTGATACAGAAAATAGAGAATGTGCGAATTAACATTTTTATAAAGTGAGCTTAGGATAGATATATTCTAATCTCACTTTATTTTTCTTGAATAGAAGTGAAATTTAAATAATCAATGCAAATAAACCTTCAGTATATTTCTAATATATAGAAGGTTTATTGTATATATGGAAACACATTTACTCTGTGAAAATGAAAAAATGATAATAAATATGAGAGAAAAAATTTTCCTGTACGTTATATAAGGTGTAAAAGCTTTTACAAAAAATAAGGGGAATTGTGAAATGAAATCAAATGAGAAAAATTTTATAAAAAGGCTGCAGCGGCAAAAAGAAGATGCGCTAGAGTTTATTGTCGATACATATTTGCCATTAATAAAGGGAATAACGCATAAGGTTCTCATCCCGTTAAAAAATGATGGACTGATAGAAGAATGTATCAATGATATTTTTCTTTCGGTTTGGAAT
Coding sequences within it:
- a CDS encoding protein phosphatase 2C domain-containing protein, with the translated sequence MSEVHTFKWISHEKMYLDQVHVEKCGPLSVGIYGGNQESDAYERGDAVLAWWDPQLEFEFVMIFDAHHKTKNIHYIIEAISERKEKLQELFSYPVHLAFHHTHMYLLALFTDESFIEKSEQENEELACLICLRKGEFLYWLSVGECFAYLFHSEQLQNGKGRLNKRKFYEYIGRKNVFAANSPCFTSGVRGLEKGINHIVLATDGVLECDKQTFNDDHSLLEVLHKGDSLQIQPALANVLEWKGRDCATIIGWSIDTENRECAN